From Anastrepha obliqua isolate idAnaObli1 chromosome 3, idAnaObli1_1.0, whole genome shotgun sequence:
TGTAGTGATGCGTATTATCCGTAtggacaacaacaacaccacaaTCGCCATGGCAATTACAATTATCATAATGGCAACTTCGACAGATACAAcaacataaacaacaacaataataataacaacatcaacaacagacGCAACACAGACACCAGCCATCCGATGTTGGCAATAAATTTGCCAAAAGTCTACCTGGGTGACTTTGAGTATGTGCCTACGCGGGATGGTTACCGCTTCTCGTAAGTAATTGCTTCCATCAGCCATAACCCATTACATAATCTGTGCTGTCACTTCAGAGAATGAAAGGATTTTGGTtaacccacacatacatacgtacacatacacatgttgtttaaattaattttcgttACGTTATTGCAGTTACGAACTGATCGACGGTACACGCCGTACTGAGGTCGGCTACATTCCAAACACTGTCCCCTATATGTCCGATAAACGTGCAACGGAGGAACGTACGGCTCTACGTATGCGTGCCAGAGCCAATGCAAAGAATCGTAAATTATCACCGAAATCATTGCAATCGTTGGCAGGCTGATCATTGTGTGGGGAATAGAAAGGCAGAAAAGTGAAAAGCAGAGGAGTAGCTAATGGGTGTATATGAGTATGTGTAAGCGTCCATAAATCATGACAGGCAGCCAAGCTGATAAACGCGCTGACCCCTTGGTATACTGACCTATTTTGTGTGCATTTTGTACAAAAGTTTTAAGGTATTTCTGTTTGTTATGATAAAagtacttattttatttcacacagGCGCTCATATGTAAGGCTGTACG
This genomic window contains:
- the LOC129241323 gene encoding probable serine/threonine-protein kinase irlF, which codes for MIETKILQFLALATFMLICSDAYYPYGQQQHHNRHGNYNYHNGNFDRYNNINNNNNNNNINNRRNTDTSHPMLAINLPKVYLGDFEYVPTRDGYRFSYELIDGTRRTEVGYIPNTVPYMSDKRATEERTALRMRARANAKNRKLSPKSLQSLAG